One region of Rhodophyticola sp. CCM32 genomic DNA includes:
- a CDS encoding enoyl-CoA hydratase/isomerase family protein yields MPLIEISNLMPGVRQLMFNRPDKLNALSTPLMEEFDAALDAAADDPAVRVMVLRGAGGKAFVAGADIAEYQGDKRAEFIAYQMNSRRVFDKLERLHKPVICAIDGFALGGGFEIALCCDIILCAEAAQLGLPEGRLGLNPGGGGTQRLVRAVGKYAASDLMLAGWRMSGQRAYELGVAAEVTDDLDMAVAKRARACLKIAPLAQGEMKRLMREGADAPIESAKSYEQEVLFRLYSSADGQEGIDAFLEKREPQFKGQFKGV; encoded by the coding sequence ATCGAGATCTCCAACCTGATGCCCGGTGTCCGGCAGTTGATGTTCAACCGGCCCGACAAGCTCAACGCGCTCTCCACGCCATTGATGGAAGAGTTCGACGCGGCGCTCGACGCGGCGGCGGATGATCCCGCGGTTCGCGTGATGGTTCTGCGCGGGGCCGGTGGAAAGGCCTTCGTCGCCGGGGCAGATATCGCCGAATACCAGGGCGACAAACGCGCGGAGTTCATCGCCTATCAGATGAACTCGCGCCGGGTTTTCGACAAACTCGAGCGGCTGCACAAGCCGGTGATCTGCGCGATCGACGGGTTTGCGCTTGGAGGCGGGTTCGAGATTGCGCTCTGCTGCGACATCATCCTGTGTGCCGAGGCGGCGCAGCTTGGCCTGCCCGAGGGGCGTCTTGGCCTCAACCCGGGCGGTGGCGGCACGCAGCGGCTGGTGCGCGCGGTGGGCAAATACGCCGCCTCCGACCTGATGCTGGCGGGCTGGCGCATGTCGGGTCAGCGGGCCTACGAGCTTGGGGTCGCGGCCGAGGTGACGGATGATCTGGACATGGCAGTGGCGAAACGGGCGCGGGCGTGCCTGAAGATCGCGCCGCTCGCGCAGGGTGAGATGAAGCGCCTGATGCGCGAAGGCGCTGATGCGCCGATCGAAAGCGCCAAGAGCTACGAGCAGGAGGTTCTGTTCCGGCTCTATTCCTCCGCCGACGGGCAGGAGGGCATCGACGCTTTCCTCGAAAAACGCGAACCGCAGTTCAAGGGGCAGTTCAAGGGGGTGTGA